A region of Athene noctua chromosome 12, bAthNoc1.hap1.1, whole genome shotgun sequence DNA encodes the following proteins:
- the IL4 gene encoding interleukin-4 yields the protein MSILVPVLLTLLALSGSQGHTAALLQTSKLLKESIRLLSHLLRSEVSCDKMNVTNIFAGDKEDDNIEILCKASTVAWEGRSCHRPLEGLYLNLVEVVQRKSTVLQAPCPVAAANTTSLHDFLMNLDRVLQRLVKD from the exons ATGAGCATCCTGGTGCCGGTGCTGCTCACCCTCCTGGCGCTGTCAGGCAGCCAGGGCCACACGGCCGCCCTGCTGCAGACCTCCAAACTTCTGAAGGAGAGCATCAGGCTGCTGAGCCACCTCCTGCGGAGCGAG GTTTCCTGTGACAAGATGAACGTGACAAATATTTTTGCAGGCGATAAG GAAGATGACAACATCGAGATCTTATGCAAAGCCTCCACAGTGGCTTGGGAGGGCCGGAGCTGCCACCGGCCCCTGGAGGGTCTTTACCTCAATTTGGTGGAAGTGGTCCAGAGGAAGAGCACAGTGCTCCAG GCACCATGTCCCGTGGCAGCAGCCAACACTACTTCACTCCATGATTTCCTAATGAACTTAGACAGAGTCCTCCAACGATTAGTAAAAGACTAG
- the LOC141965240 gene encoding uncharacterized protein LOC141965240: MLPSLKAALALLSLLQLISSRPLTTTSPKRKLSEITHLIQQLNSGVQVPCNDTRVAQVTFTDRKLTEQELLCQAATALAKVEKCKKDYQPFIINLQSLHGQRNCSLSNENEIYLRNFLPELGNFTQGMYRRLAVLAAHKSPRVTPGTRDRLPAMGNVPLPAPPQRASELDTAQPPQERPRQAEAALNRSLPPCGSSSRHEEGLQEALPGRQEQSITPGPGDRAF, from the exons ATGCTCCCCTCGCTGAAGGCTGCTCtcgctctcctctccctgctccagctcATCTCTTCCAGACCACTGACCACCACCTCTCCCAAACGAAAGCTGTCGGAGATCACCCACCTCATCCAGCAGCTCAACTCAGGAGTGCAG GTCCCCTGCAATGACACCCGCGTGGCACAGGTCACCTTCACGGATCGAAAG CTGAcggagcaggagctgctgtgccaggctgCCACGGCGCTCGCCAAAGTCGAGAAGTGCAAGAAAGACTATCAGCCATTCATCATCAACCTGCAGAGCCTGCACGGCCAGAGG AACTGCTCCCTGAGCAACGAAAATGAGATTTATCTGCGCAACTTCTTGCCGGAGCTGGGGAACTTCACCCAGGGGATGTACAGGCGCCTGGCCGTGCTGGCTGCACA CAAGTCCCCGCGGGTAACGCCGGGCACCCGGGATCGTCTGCCCGCGATGGGAAACGTCCCTTTGCCGGCACCTCCCCAGCGAGCCTCCGAGTTAGACACGGCTCAGCCTCCGCAGGAGAGGCCTCGTCAGGCCGAGGCTGCCCTTAACCGCTCCCTCCCACCCTGCGGCTCCTCCAGCCGGCACGAG GAAGGCTTGCAGGAGGCTTTGCCCGGCCGGCAGGAGCAGAGCATCACGCCTGGACCAGGCGACCGAGCTTTTTAA